A stretch of Aedes aegypti strain LVP_AGWG chromosome 2, AaegL5.0 Primary Assembly, whole genome shotgun sequence DNA encodes these proteins:
- the LOC5571539 gene encoding cytochrome P450 6a8, with amino-acid sequence MEPITIILVTILVLLLTYGFHLIRRQLRFFKDHNVPHIAGNFVLIDKTQHPANHFLRWYKQSKGQYPLTGVFMFIKPIAIPLDLELIKRILVKDFQYFQNRGMYYNERDDPLSAHLFSLEGAKWRSLRAKISPTFTSGKMKMMYPTMMAAGKQFSEHLEEKMSEENELEMRDLLARFTTDMIGTCAFGIECNSMKEPNSKFREMGRKHFESPRSGLKDLLKITAPGLARFFGVTEILPDVAEFFMDVVKSTVEYRMKNNVRRNDFMDLLIAMLDDETEGSESLTISEIAAQAYVFFIAGFETSSTTMTWALHELSRNPEIQEEGRKCVQEVLEKYNGVMSYEAIMEMTYIDYIINETLRLYPPVPLHFRVVTKDYPVPGTDTVLPAGTFTMIPVYAIHHDEDIFPEPEKFDPTRFTPEEVSKRHAYAWTPFGEGPRICIGLRFGMMQARIGLALLLNNLRFSPGPKSCTKMEFQPENLILTPKQGLWLKVEKV; translated from the exons ATGGAACCCATAACGATAATATTGGTGACAATCTTGGTGCTCCTGCTAACGTACGGGTTTCACCTTATTCGACGGCAGTTACGATTTTTCAAAGACCATAATGTACCGCATATAGCAGGGAATTTCGTTCTTATAGACAAAACTCAACATCCGGCAAATCACTTTTTGCGATGGTACAAGCAGTCCAAAGGCCAGTATCCCTTGACCGGAGTTTTCATGTTCATCAAACCTATCGCCATTCCGCTGGATTTGGAGCTGATAAAGCGTATCTTGGTGAAGGATTTTCAATACTTTCAAAATCGCGGCATGTACTACAATGAGAGAGACGATCCTCTTTCCGCGCATCTGTTTAGTCTGGAGGGAGCTAAATGGAGGAGCTTGAGAGCGAAGATTTCACCCACCTTCACGTCCGGTAAAATGAAGATGATGTATCCGACCATGATGGCTGCGGGGAAGCAATTTAGTGAACATCTGGAAGAAAAAATGTCCGAAGAAAATGAATTGGAAATGCGAGATTTATTGGCACGATTTACGACCGATATGATCGGTACATGCGCGTTTGGAATTGAGTGCAACTCGATGAAGGAACCGAATTCGAAGTTCCGGGAGATGGGTCGCAAACATTTTGAATCACCACGTAGTGGATTGAAAGACTTGTTGAAAATTACCGCTCCTGGATTGGCACGGTTCTTCGGTGTAACTGAAATCCTTCCCGACGTTGCCGAGTTCTTCATGGACGTCGTAAAAAGCACGGTGGAATATCGAATGAAGAATAACGTAAGGCGAAACGATTTTATGGATCTGTTGATCGCGATGCTGGATGATGAAACTGAAGGATCTGAAAGTCTTACAATAAGCGAAATAGCAGCACAAGCGTATGTTTTCTTCATTGCTGGTTTCGAAACGTCTTCAACTACCATGACATGGGCCTTGCATGAGCTTTCGCGTAATCCGGAGATTCAAGAAGAGGGAAGAAAATGCGTCCAAGAAGTGCTGGAAAAGTATAACGGTGTGATGAGCTACGAAGCTATCATGGAAATGACATACATCGACTACATAATCAACG AAACCCTTCGTCTTTACCCGCCGGTTCCATTGCATTTTCGAGTTGTTACTAAGGACTACCCCGTGCCTGGTACAGACACCGTACTTCCAGCTGGAACTTTCACGATGATCCCGGTCTACGCCATCCACCACGATGAAGATATCTTCCCTGAACCGGAGAAATTCGACCCAACACGGTTCACTCCCGAAGAGGTCAGCAAACGGCACGCCTACGCATGGACACCATTCGGTGAAGGACCACGTATTTGTATTGGACTGCGCTTTGGAATGATGCAAGCTCGTATCGGATTGGCATTGCTGCTGAATAATCTCCGTTTCTCGCCAGGACCCAAATCGTGCACTAAGATGGAGTTTCAGCCGGAAAATCTTATACTCACGCCCAAACAGGGACTTTGGCTTAAAGTCGAGAAAGTTTGa
- the LOC23687717 gene encoding probable cytochrome P450 6a14, which translates to MEVITITLLTILVLLIAYASHLLRRQIRFFKDRNVPHIPASFELLDKTIHPAKHFLRWYKQFKGQYPLTGVIMFIKPIAIPLDLDLIKRILVKDFQYFQNRGIYYNERDDPLSAHLFSLEGAKWRSLRAKISPTFTSGKMKMMYPTMVAAGKQFSEYLEEKVEDGNELEMRDLLARFTTDMIGTCAFGIECNSMKEPNSKFREMGRKHFEAPRNALKDAFKMTAPGLARFLRVTEILPDVSEFFMDVVKSTVEYRMKNNVRRNDFMDLLIAMLDDKTEGSESLTINEIAAQAYVFFIAGFETSSTTMTWALHELSRNPDIQEEGRKCVQEVLEKYNGVMSYEAIMEMTYIDQIINETLRLYPPVPMHFRVVSKDYHVPETDTILPAGTFTMIPVYAIHHDEDIFPEPEKFDPTRFTPEEVNKRHAFAWTPFGEGPRVCIGLRFGMMQARIGLALMLKNLRFSPGPKTCTEMEFQPQNFILSPKEGLWLNVEKI; encoded by the exons ATGGAAGTCATCACGATAACGCTATTAACGATCTTAGTTCTTCTGATAGCATACGCTTCGCACCTTCTTCGGAGACAAATACGCTTTTTCAAGGACCGTAATGTACCGCACATACCAGCGAGCTTCGAACTATTGGATAAGACAATCCATCCGGCAAAGCACTTTTTGCGATGGTACAAGCAGTTCAAAGGCCAGTATCCGTTGACCGGAGTGATCATGTTCATCAAACCAATCGCCATTCCGCTGGATTTGGACCTGATAAAGCGTATCTTGGTGAAGGATTTTCAATACTTTCAAAATCGCGGCATATACTACAACGAGAGAGACGATCCTCTTTCCGCGCATCTGTTCAGTCTGGAGGGAGCTAAATGGAGGAGCTTGAGAGCGAAAATTTCACCCACCTTCACGTCCGGTAAAATGAAGATGATGTATCCAACGATGGTTGCCGCGGGGAAGCAATTCAGCGAATATCTAGAAGAAAAAGTAGAAGATGGAAACGAATTGGAAATGCGGGATTTATTGGCACGATTTACGACAGATATGATCGGCACGTGTGCATTTGGAATAGAGTGCAACTCGATGAAGGAACCGAATTCGAAGTTCCGGGAGATGGGTCGCAAACATTTTGAAGCACCACGTAATGCCTTGAAAGATGCTTTTAAAATGACCGCTCCTGGATTGGCACGGTTTTTAAGAGTAACCGAAATTCTACCCGACGTTTCCGAGTTCTTCATGGACGTCGTAAAGAGCACCGTCGAATATCGAATGAAGAACAACGTTAGGCGCAACGATTTCATGGATCTGTTGATCGCAATGCTGGATGATAAAACTGAAGGATCTGAAAGTCTTACGATCAATGAAATAGCAGCACAAGCGTATGTTTTCTTCATTGCTGGTTTTGAAACGTCTTCAACTACCATGACATGGGCCTTGCATGAGCTTTCACGTAATCCGGATATTCAAGAAGAGGGAAGAAAATGCGTCCAAGAAGTGCTGGAAAAGTATAACGGTGTGATGAGCTACGAAGCTATAATGGAAATGACGTACATCGATCAAATCATCAACG AAACCCTTCGCCTGTATCCACCGGTTCCGATGCATTTCCGTGTGGTTTCCAAAGACTACCACGTTCCCGAAACGGATACGATTCTTCCAGCTGGAACTTTTACGATGATTCCGGTCTACGCGATTCACCACGATGAAGACATCTTCCCAGAGCCGGAGAAATTCGACCCAACACGGTTCACTCCTGAAGAGGTCAACAAAAGGCACGCCTTCGCATGGACACCATTTGGCGAAGGGCCACGAGTCTGCATCGGATTGCGGTTCGGAATGATGCAAGCTCGCATTGGTTTGGCACTGATGCTGAAAAATCTTCGCTTTTCGCCTGGGCCCAAAACGTGCACTGAAATGGAGTTTCAACCTCAAAACTTTATTCTTTCGCCCAAAGAGGGACTTTGGCTGAATGTCGAGAAAATCTAA
- the LOC5571538 gene encoding cytochrome P450 6a8 — MEVITITLLTILILLLIYVLHLLRRQIHFFKDRNVPYKPASFERLDKTIHPAMHFLRWYKQFKGQYPLSGVFMFIKPIVIPLDLELIKRILVKDFQYFQNRGIYYNERDDPLSAHLFSLEGAKWRNLRAKISPTFTSGKMKMMYPTMVAAGKQFSEYLEEKVGDGNELEMRDLLARFTTDMIGTCAFGIECNSMKEPNSKFREMGRKHFEAPRNVLKDAFKMTAPGLARFLRVTEILPDVSEFFMDVVKSTVEYRMKNNVRRNDFMDLLIAMLDDKTEGSESLTISEIAAQAYVFFIAGFETSSTTMTWALHELSRNPDIQEEGRKCVQEVLEKYNGVMSYEAIMEMTYIDQIINETLRLYPPVPMHFRVVSKDYHVPETDTILPAGTFTMIPVYAIHHDEDIFPEPEKFDPTRFTPEEVNKRHAFAWTPFGEGPRVCIGLRFGMMQARIGLALMLKNLRFSPGPKTCTEMEFQPQNFILSPKEGLWLNVEKI; from the exons ATGGAAGTCATCACGATAACACTGTTAACGATTTTAATTCTTCTGCTAATATACGTTTTGCACCTTCTTCGGAGACAAATACACTTTTTCAAGGACCGTAATGTACCGTACAAACCAGCGAGTTTCGAACGGTTGGATAAGACAATCCATCCGGCAATGCACTTTCTGCGATGGTACAAGCAGTTCAAAGGCCAGTATCCGTTGAGCGGAGTGTTCATGTTCATCAAACCAATCGTCATTCCGCTGGATTTGGAGCTGATAAAGCGTATCTTGGTGAAGGATTTTCAATACTTTCAAAATCGCGGCATATACTACAACGAGAGAGACGATCCTCTTTCCGCGCATCTGTTCAGTCTGGAGGGAGCCAAATGGAGGAATTTGAGAGCGAAAATTTCACCCACTTTCACGTCCGGTAAAATGAAGATGATGTATCCAACGATGGTTGCCGCGGGGAAGCAATTCAGCGAATATCTAGAAGAAAAAGTAGGAGATGGAAACGAATTGGAAATGCGGGATTTATTGGCACGATTTACGACAGATATGATCGGCACGTGTGCATTTGGAATAGAGTGCAACTCGATGAAGGAACCGAATTCAAAGTTCCGGGAGATGGGTCGCAAACATTTTGAAGCACCACGTAATGTCTTGAAAGATGCATTTAAAATGACCGCTCCTGGATTGGCACGGTTTTTAAGAGTAACCGAAATTCTACCCGACGTTTCCGAATTCTTTATGGACGTCGTTAAGAGCACCGTCGAATATCGAATGAAGAACAACGTAAGGCGAAACGATTTCATGGATCTGCTGATCGCTATGCTGGACGATAAAACTGAAGGATCTGAAAGTCTTACAATAAGCGAAATAGCAGCACAAGCGTATGTGTTCTTCATTGCTGGTTTCGAAACATCTTCAACTACCATGACATGGGCCTTGCATGAGCTTTCACGTAATCCGGATATTCAAGAAGAGGGAAGAAAATGCGTCCAAGAAGTGCTGGAAAAGTATAACGGTGTGATGAGCTACGAAGCTATAATGGAAATGACGTACATCGATCAAATTATCAACG AAACCCTTCGCCTGTATCCACCGGTTCCGATGCATTTCCGTGTGGTTTCCAAAGACTACCACGTTCCAGAAACGGATACGATTCTTCCAGCTGGCACTTTTACGATGATTCCGGTCTACGCGATTCACCACGATGAAGACATCTTCCCAGAGCCGGAGAAATTCGACCCAACACGGTTCACTCCTGAAGAGGTCAACAAAAGGCACGCCTTCGCATGGACACCATTTGGCGAAGGGCCACGTGTCTGCATCGGATTGCGGTTCGGGATGATGCAAGCTCGCATTGGTTTGGCACTGATGCTGAAAAATCTTCGCTTTTCGCCAGGGCCCAAAACGTGCACTGAAATGGAGTTTCAACCTCAAAACTTTATTCTTTCGCCCAAAGAGGGACTTTGGCTGAATGTCGAGAAAATCTAA
- the LOC5571537 gene encoding probable cytochrome P450 6a14: MDVFLLIAAFVLLVAYGLHLLRKQVNFWADRNVPHNPVNFRQTVDQTVHMARRFQGYYHQFKGQYPFAGMYLFTKPVALAIDLELLKCIFVKDFQYFHDRGTYYNEKDDPLSAHLFNLEGNKWRNLRSKISPTFTSGKMKMMYPTMIAAGKQFSEYMDEKVGVEQELELKDLLARFTTDVIGMCAFGIECNSMKDPNAEFREKGRMHFETPRNRKKDMMCSIAPKLARMMGLKQIIPDLSDFFLGVVRETIDYRVKNGVRRNDFMDLLIGMLTGENVELGPLTFNEVAAQAFVFFVAGFETSSTTMTWALYELSVNQDIQEKGRKCVRDVLEKYNGELSYETIMEMSYIDHILHETLRKYPPVPVHFRIVTKDYKVPNTETVLPAGTSVMIPVYAVHHDPEIFPDPKRFDPDRFTTEEINKRHPYAWTPFGEGPRICIGMRFGMMQARIGLALLLNNFRFSSGKKSTVPLDFTAKSFILSPDEGLWLKVEKL, from the exons ATGGACGTCTTTCTATTGATCGCGGCCTTCGTCTTGCTCGTTGCATACGGGCTGCATCTTCTTCGTAAACAGGTGAACTTCTGGGCAGATCGCAATGTTCCACACAACCCGGTTAACTTCCGCCAAACCGTGGACCAGACGGTTCACATGGCACGCCGTTTCCAAGGCTACTACCATCAGTTCAAAGGGCAGTACCCGTTTGCCGGCATGTACCTCTTCACCAAACCGGTAGCATTGGCCATCGATCTGGAGTTGCTGAAGTGTATCTTCGTCAAGGACTTCCAGTACTTCCACGATCGAGGCACGTACTACAACGAAAAGGACGATCCCCTGTCGGCGCATTTGTTCAATCTAGAAGGCAACAAGTGGCGTAACTTGCGATCGAAGATCTCACCCACGTTCACATCGGGAAAGATGAAGATGATGTACCCGACGATGATTGCGGCCGGAAAACAGTTCAGCGAGTATATGGACGAAAAGGTCGGTGTGGAGCAGGAATTGGAACTGAAGGATTTGTTGGCACGGTTTACGACAGATGTGATTGGAATGTGCGCCTTTGGCATCGAGTGCAATTCAATGAAAGACCCAAATGCCGAGTTTCGTGAAAAGGGAAGAATGCATTTTGAAACTCCAAGGAATAGGAAGAAAGATATGATGTGCTCGATCGCGCCCAAATTAGCTCGGATGATGGGACTGAAGCAGATTATTCCCGACTTATCGGATTTCTTCTTGGGAGTGGTGCGAGAAACCATCGATTACCGAGTGAAAAACGGAGTTCGAAGAAACGATTTCATGGACTTGCTGATTGGGATGTTAACCGGAGAAAATGTGGAACTTGGACCGTTGACATTCAATGAGGTAGCTGCGCAAGCGTTTGTATTCTTCGTAGCGGGATTCGAGACATCATCGACAACGATGACTTGGGCTTTGTATGAGCTCTCGGTGAACCAAGACATCCAAGAGAAGGGTAGGAAGTGTGTTCGCGATGTATTGGAAAAATACAACGGTGAATTGAGCTATGAAACGATCATGGAGATGAGCTACATCGATCATATTTTGCATG AAACCCTAAGAAAATACCCACCCGTTCCGGTACATTTCCGCATCGTAACCAAAGACTACAAAGTGCCCAACACGGAAACGGTCCTCCCGGCTGGAACATCGGTGATGATTCCCGTGTACGCAGTTCATCATGATCCGGAAATTTTCCCTGATCCGAAAAGATTCGACCCGGACCGATTCACAACGGAGGAAATCAACAAACGGCACCCTTACGCTTGGACTCCCTTTGGGGAAGGTCCACGAATTTGCATTGGTATGCGGTTTGGCATGATGCAAGCCCGAATTGGACTCGCGCTGCTGCTGAACAATTTCAGGTTCTCCAGTGGGAAGAAGTCAACCGTTCCGTTGGATTTCACCGCCAAGAGCTTTATTCTGTCCCCGGATGAAGGGCTATGGCTGAAGGTGGAAAAACTTTAG